The following proteins are co-located in the Streptococcus downei MFe28 genome:
- the murD gene encoding UDP-N-acetylmuramoyl-L-alanine--D-glutamate ligase, whose amino-acid sequence MKAIKDFENKKVLVLGLARSGEAAARLLSKLGAIVTVNDGKPFEENPSAQALLEEGIKVICGHHPLELLDEDFAVMIKNPGIRYDNPMVKRALEKGIPVYTEVELAYRISESPIIGISGSNGKTTTTTMIADVLNAGGQSALLSGNIGFPASEVAMTATDQDTLVMELSSFQLMGVETFHPHMAVITNLMPTHIDYHGTFEEYVAAKWHLQDQMTADDYLILNFNQDLAKDLATKTQATVVPFSTQEEVDGAYLKEGYLYFKGEQVMAADSIGVPGSHNVENALATIAVAKLSGIANEVIAETLASFGGVKHRLQSLGQVQGVAFYNDSKSTNILATQKALSGFDNSKVILIAGGLDRGNEFDELVPDITGLKKMVILGQSAPRLKRAADKAGVPYLEAKDVKEATRIAFEEAASGDVVLLSPANASWDMYKNFEVRGDDFIAAFEGLKGE is encoded by the coding sequence ATGAAAGCGATTAAAGACTTTGAAAACAAGAAGGTGCTGGTCTTGGGACTAGCCCGTTCAGGCGAGGCTGCAGCTCGCCTCTTATCAAAATTAGGAGCTATTGTGACTGTTAATGATGGCAAGCCTTTTGAGGAAAATCCTTCGGCCCAAGCACTTCTTGAAGAAGGTATCAAGGTTATCTGTGGTCACCACCCCCTTGAACTCCTTGACGAAGATTTTGCGGTTATGATTAAGAACCCAGGGATTCGCTATGATAACCCCATGGTAAAAAGGGCCTTGGAAAAAGGTATCCCAGTCTACACCGAGGTAGAGTTGGCCTACCGGATTTCTGAAAGTCCCATTATTGGTATCTCAGGGTCCAACGGGAAAACAACAACAACAACCATGATTGCTGATGTCTTGAATGCAGGAGGCCAATCAGCCCTCCTATCAGGAAATATTGGTTTTCCAGCTTCAGAAGTAGCCATGACGGCGACAGACCAGGATACGCTGGTTATGGAACTGTCTTCCTTCCAACTGATGGGAGTTGAGACCTTCCATCCCCATATGGCTGTCATTACCAATCTTATGCCAACCCATATTGACTACCATGGAACTTTTGAGGAATACGTGGCAGCCAAGTGGCACCTGCAAGATCAGATGACTGCTGATGACTACCTAATTCTTAATTTTAATCAGGACTTAGCCAAAGACTTGGCGACTAAGACCCAGGCGACAGTTGTCCCATTTTCAACCCAGGAAGAGGTGGACGGGGCCTATCTCAAGGAAGGCTATCTCTACTTCAAAGGTGAACAGGTCATGGCGGCTGATTCTATCGGCGTGCCAGGCAGTCACAATGTTGAAAATGCCCTAGCAACCATTGCCGTTGCTAAGCTGTCTGGAATTGCTAATGAAGTGATTGCTGAGACCTTGGCAAGTTTTGGTGGGGTTAAGCACCGTTTGCAATCCTTAGGGCAAGTCCAGGGCGTTGCCTTCTACAATGATTCTAAATCCACTAATATCCTGGCCACCCAAAAGGCTCTATCTGGCTTTGACAATAGCAAGGTCATCCTGATTGCTGGTGGCTTGGATCGAGGCAATGAATTTGACGAATTAGTGCCAGATATCACTGGGCTGAAGAAAATGGTCATTTTGGGCCAATCAGCTCCACGGTTGAAACGGGCAGCGGATAAGGCTGGCGTTCCCTATCTGGAGGCTAAGGATGTCAAGGAGGCTACTCGGATTGCCTTTGAAGAGGCCGCATCTGGCGATGTTGTACTCCTCAGCCCTGCCAACGCTTCCTGGGATATGTATAAGAATTTTGAAGTGCGGGGCGATGACTTTATCGCAGCCTTTGAAGGCTTAAAGGGAGAGTAA
- the pepF gene encoding oligoendopeptidase F, with protein sequence MVDNRAHIDEKYKWDLTSVFASDQDWETEYQDLAEAIKQAQGLSGRLAQSAHNLLVVTQTYLNLARRLEKVYVYASMKNDQDTTLATYQELAAKATSLSAKYSQVFAFYEPEVLALGESRFAEFLQEEPQLSTYEHFFDELFSQQAHVLSQEKEELLANAQEVLGAAAETYEILDNADVSFPSVLNEEGAEVELTHGNFITLMESKDRRVRQEAYKAYYSIYQQFQHTYAKTLATTVKSHNFSAKVRHYSSARQAAMEANHISQAVYETLLKTVHKYLPLLQRYMKVRQEILGLDDLRMYDVYTPLSRLDMTYSYEEAKAKAKQVLSIFGPAYEERVDQILTQRWIDVEANKGKRSGAYSGGAYDTKAFILLNWQDTLDNLYTLVHEMGHSMHSTFTRENQPYVYGDYSIFLAEIASTTNENIMTETLLKEAKDDKERFALLNYYLDSFKGTVFRQAQFAEFEQAIHVADAKGEVLTSQYLNGLYADLNQTYYGLAKEDNPEIQYEWARIPHFYYNFYVYQYATGFAAASCLAEKIVHGDQTNKDRYLDYLKAGSSAYPLEVIVKAGVDMTQPDYLEAAFQVFAKRLEELEILVKKGVHKD encoded by the coding sequence ATGGTAGATAATCGTGCTCATATTGACGAAAAATATAAATGGGATTTGACCAGTGTTTTTGCCAGCGACCAAGACTGGGAAACTGAATATCAGGATTTAGCTGAGGCGATCAAACAGGCTCAAGGCCTATCAGGGCGTTTGGCTCAGTCAGCCCATAATTTATTGGTGGTAACCCAGACTTATTTGAATTTGGCCCGCCGTCTGGAGAAGGTCTATGTCTATGCTTCTATGAAAAATGACCAGGACACGACCCTAGCAACCTACCAGGAATTAGCTGCCAAGGCCACTAGTCTATCTGCCAAATACAGTCAGGTCTTTGCCTTCTATGAGCCAGAAGTTCTGGCTTTAGGTGAGAGTAGGTTTGCTGAATTCTTGCAGGAGGAGCCCCAGCTTTCTACCTATGAGCACTTCTTTGATGAGCTTTTTTCTCAACAGGCTCATGTTCTCAGTCAAGAAAAAGAAGAACTCCTAGCCAATGCCCAAGAGGTTTTGGGGGCGGCAGCTGAGACTTATGAAATTTTGGATAATGCGGATGTGTCCTTTCCAAGTGTCTTGAACGAGGAAGGAGCGGAAGTTGAGCTGACTCACGGCAACTTTATCACTCTGATGGAATCAAAAGACAGAAGGGTTCGTCAAGAGGCTTATAAGGCCTACTATAGTATCTATCAGCAGTTTCAACACACCTATGCCAAGACCCTGGCGACAACTGTTAAGAGCCATAATTTTTCAGCCAAGGTTCGTCACTATTCGTCTGCTCGCCAGGCTGCCATGGAAGCCAATCACATTTCCCAAGCGGTTTATGAAACCCTACTTAAGACGGTTCACAAGTATCTGCCACTTTTGCAGCGTTATATGAAAGTCCGTCAGGAGATTTTGGGACTAGATGACTTAAGGATGTACGATGTCTACACGCCCCTTTCAAGGTTAGACATGACCTATAGCTACGAAGAGGCTAAGGCCAAGGCCAAGCAGGTCTTATCAATTTTTGGTCCTGCCTATGAAGAACGAGTAGACCAGATTCTAACCCAGCGCTGGATTGATGTTGAGGCTAACAAGGGAAAACGATCAGGAGCCTATTCAGGTGGGGCCTATGATACCAAGGCTTTTATCCTGCTCAACTGGCAGGATACCCTGGACAATCTCTACACCCTGGTCCATGAGATGGGCCACAGTATGCATTCGACCTTTACCCGAGAAAATCAGCCCTATGTCTACGGAGATTATTCTATCTTCTTGGCTGAGATTGCTTCGACGACCAATGAAAATATCATGACCGAGACCCTGCTTAAGGAAGCCAAGGACGACAAGGAACGCTTTGCCCTGCTCAATTATTATCTGGACAGTTTCAAGGGGACGGTTTTTCGTCAGGCCCAGTTTGCGGAATTTGAGCAGGCCATCCATGTGGCCGATGCTAAAGGGGAAGTTTTGACCAGCCAGTATCTCAATGGCCTCTATGCCGACCTCAATCAGACCTACTATGGTCTAGCTAAGGAAGACAATCCAGAGATTCAGTACGAATGGGCTCGAATTCCCCATTTTTACTACAATTTCTATGTCTATCAATATGCGACAGGCTTTGCGGCAGCCAGCTGTCTGGCTGAGAAAATTGTTCATGGTGACCAGACCAATAAGGACCGCTATCTGGACTACCTCAAGGCTGGCAGTTCAGCCTATCCCTTGGAAGTCATTGTCAAGGCGGGAGTGGATATGACCCAACCCGACTACCTAGAGGCAGCCTTTCAGGTCTTCGCCAAGCGCCTGGAAGAACTAGAGATCCTAGTCAAAAAGGGTGTGCATAAGGATTAG
- the lrgB gene encoding antiholin-like protein LrgB: MELLKSPIFGICFSLILYTLGTYLFKRTGGFFLLQPLFFSMVLGIVLLYLMAKGLGTDIKTLYTQNYKPGGDLIFWFLNPATIAFAIPLYKKNKVVKKYWREIMSSLVLGMVFSVLTIMAISKLFGLSSAGTASMLPQAATTAIALPIAHAIGGNTAITAMACILNAVIIYALGHKLVNFFRLDRSEIGVGLGLGTSGHTVGAAFALELGEIQGAMAAISVVIIGLVVDLVVPILGHFMI, from the coding sequence ATGGAATTACTCAAATCCCCCATCTTTGGCATCTGTTTCTCGCTAATCCTCTATACTCTGGGAACCTATCTTTTTAAGAGGACCGGAGGTTTCTTCCTCCTACAACCCCTCTTTTTCTCAATGGTCTTGGGTATCGTCCTCCTTTACCTAATGGCAAAAGGACTAGGTACCGATATAAAGACACTCTATACCCAAAACTACAAACCAGGGGGTGACTTAATCTTCTGGTTCCTAAATCCGGCTACTATTGCCTTTGCCATTCCCCTCTACAAGAAGAATAAAGTCGTCAAAAAGTATTGGCGCGAAATTATGAGTAGTCTAGTCCTTGGGATGGTATTCTCGGTCCTTACCATCATGGCCATTTCAAAATTATTCGGTCTTAGTTCTGCTGGGACAGCCTCCATGTTGCCACAGGCTGCCACTACTGCTATCGCCCTACCTATCGCCCATGCTATTGGAGGCAATACTGCCATTACAGCCATGGCCTGCATCCTCAATGCCGTTATCATCTATGCCCTTGGTCACAAGCTAGTCAACTTCTTCCGTCTTGACCGCAGTGAAATTGGGGTTGGACTTGGCCTAGGAACATCTGGCCATACCGTTGGTGCTGCCTTTGCCCTAGAATTGGGTGAAATCCAAGGAGCTATGGCCGCTATTTCAGTCGTCATTATCGGTCTAGTCGTTGACCTTGTGGTACCAATCCTTGGCCATTTCATGATTTAA
- a CDS encoding CidA/LrgA family protein gives MKNSQKTEQKKSAPIFIQLSIYATILLVSQLISDLLPKSLPIPSTVIGLILMYLLLTSHLIKLEWVDSLASLLISMIGFMFVPSGISLAANLGIMKAEGLQLVIVICLSTIIMLVVVTYVTSLILNLEGHKSKSLTTSFKLRHSHSAK, from the coding sequence ATGAAAAATAGTCAAAAAACAGAGCAAAAAAAATCGGCACCAATTTTTATTCAGTTGTCCATCTATGCCACCATCTTATTGGTTTCGCAACTGATTTCTGATTTGCTCCCTAAATCGTTGCCAATTCCTTCTACGGTAATTGGTTTAATCCTTATGTACCTACTCCTGACCAGCCACCTAATTAAGCTAGAGTGGGTTGACTCGCTAGCCAGCCTACTGATTAGTATGATTGGCTTTATGTTTGTTCCCTCTGGAATTTCATTAGCCGCTAACCTAGGTATTATGAAGGCAGAGGGCCTCCAACTGGTCATCGTCATCTGCCTGTCAACCATCATCATGCTGGTAGTAGTGACCTATGTGACCTCCCTTATTTTAAATTTGGAAGGGCATAAATCAAAATCCCTAACGACGAGCTTTAAACTCCGTCATTCTCACTCGGCTAAATGA
- the typA gene encoding translational GTPase TypA: protein MIKLREDIRNVAIIAHVDHGKTTLVDELLKQSHTLDERKELQERAMDSNDLEKERGITILAKNTAVAYNGTRINIMDTPGHADFGGEVERIMKMVDGVVLVVDAYEGTMPQTRFVLKKALEQNLTPIVVVNKIDKPAARPAEVVDEVLELFIELGADDEQLDFPVVYASAINGTSSLSDNPADQEHTMAPVFDTIVDHIPAPVDNSDEPLQFQVSLLDYNDFVGRIGIGRVFRGKIKVGDQVTLSKLDGTTKNFRVTKLFGFFGLERREIEEAKAGDLIAVSGMEDIFVGETITPTDAVEPLPILHIDEPTLQMTFLANNSPFAGREGKWVTSRKVEERLLAELQTDVSLRVDPTDSPDKWIVSGRGELHLSILIETMRREGYELQVSRPEVIIKEIDGVKCEPFERVQIDTPEEYQGSIIQSLSERKGDMLDMQMVGNGQTRLVFLIPARGLIGYSTEFLSMTRGYGIMNHTFDQYLPVVPGEISGRHRGALVSIDNGKATTYSIMRIEERGTIFVNPGTEVYEGMIVGENARDNDLGVNITTAKQMTNVRSATKDQTAVIKTPRILTLEESLEFLNDDEYMEVTPESIRLRKQILNKAARDKANKKKKAAAAE, encoded by the coding sequence ATGATTAAACTTAGAGAAGATATTCGTAATGTTGCTATTATCGCCCACGTTGACCATGGGAAAACGACTCTTGTTGATGAACTCTTGAAGCAATCCCACACCTTGGATGAGCGTAAGGAGTTGCAAGAGCGAGCTATGGACTCCAATGATTTGGAAAAAGAACGTGGCATCACTATCTTGGCTAAAAATACAGCTGTGGCCTACAATGGTACCCGTATCAATATCATGGATACCCCAGGACACGCCGACTTCGGTGGTGAAGTTGAGCGGATTATGAAGATGGTTGATGGGGTTGTCTTGGTCGTAGATGCCTACGAAGGAACCATGCCCCAGACCCGTTTTGTTTTGAAGAAGGCCTTGGAACAAAACCTGACCCCAATCGTGGTGGTTAATAAAATTGACAAGCCAGCTGCTCGTCCAGCAGAAGTTGTTGACGAAGTACTGGAACTTTTCATTGAGTTGGGTGCTGATGACGAGCAATTGGACTTCCCAGTAGTTTACGCCTCAGCTATCAATGGAACCTCATCTCTGTCCGACAATCCAGCGGATCAAGAGCACACTATGGCTCCCGTCTTTGATACCATTGTTGACCACATTCCAGCTCCAGTAGATAATTCTGACGAACCCCTGCAATTCCAAGTCTCACTTTTGGACTACAATGACTTCGTTGGTCGGATTGGTATCGGCCGTGTCTTCCGCGGTAAAATCAAGGTCGGTGACCAAGTTACCCTGTCTAAATTGGACGGAACCACCAAGAACTTCCGTGTTACCAAGCTCTTTGGTTTCTTCGGTCTTGAACGTCGGGAAATCGAGGAAGCTAAGGCCGGTGATTTGATTGCCGTGTCTGGTATGGAAGATATCTTCGTCGGTGAAACCATCACCCCAACCGATGCGGTTGAACCTCTGCCAATTCTGCACATTGACGAGCCAACCCTGCAAATGACCTTCTTGGCTAATAACTCTCCATTTGCTGGTCGTGAAGGAAAATGGGTAACCTCTCGTAAGGTTGAAGAACGTCTCTTGGCTGAATTGCAGACCGATGTTTCCTTGCGAGTTGACCCAACAGATTCCCCTGATAAATGGATTGTTTCTGGTCGGGGAGAATTGCACCTGTCCATCCTGATTGAAACCATGCGTCGGGAAGGCTATGAATTGCAAGTTTCTCGTCCCGAAGTTATCATCAAGGAAATTGATGGGGTCAAGTGCGAGCCTTTCGAACGTGTCCAAATTGATACGCCTGAAGAATACCAAGGGTCTATCATCCAATCCCTTTCTGAGCGTAAGGGTGATATGTTGGATATGCAAATGGTTGGCAATGGCCAAACCCGTCTGGTATTCCTGATTCCAGCCCGTGGCTTGATTGGTTACTCAACAGAATTCCTTTCCATGACTCGTGGTTACGGTATTATGAACCATACCTTTGACCAATACCTGCCAGTTGTTCCTGGCGAAATTTCTGGTCGCCACCGTGGGGCTTTGGTTTCTATCGATAATGGTAAGGCAACCACCTATTCCATCATGCGGATTGAAGAACGGGGAACTATTTTCGTCAACCCAGGTACCGAAGTTTATGAAGGAATGATTGTTGGGGAAAATGCCCGCGACAATGACCTTGGGGTTAATATTACAACAGCTAAGCAGATGACCAATGTCCGTTCCGCAACCAAGGACCAAACGGCTGTTATCAAGACACCTCGGATTTTGACCTTGGAAGAGTCTCTGGAATTCCTCAACGATGATGAATATATGGAAGTAACGCCAGAATCTATCCGTTTGCGTAAGCAAATCCTGAACAAGGCAGCCCGCGATAAGGCCAACAAAAAGAAAAAAGCGGCAGCGGCTGAATAA
- a CDS encoding LytTR family transcriptional regulator DNA-binding domain-containing protein, with the protein MKILILDDEVLARQELAYLIEHSQVLENPEIFQAEDIAGAEKILFRQTIDILFLDISLSEENGFSLVQRLQKLAHPPFLIFATAYDNYAVKAFETNAADYILKPFEQERIDQSLKKVQNIRQLTQKPEKTVEKKTVELLSLALADRSVVLKVQEIVSANIEDGLLSVSTESHSYQVKKTLNWFKQRVTTGNFLQIHRNTVVNLEMIHEVQPWFNHTLLLVMKNGQKFPVGRSYLKELNAHLTL; encoded by the coding sequence ATGAAAATTCTAATCCTTGATGATGAAGTGCTGGCAAGACAAGAACTAGCTTACCTCATTGAACACAGTCAGGTCCTGGAAAATCCGGAGATCTTTCAGGCAGAAGACATTGCCGGGGCCGAAAAAATTCTCTTTCGCCAAACCATAGATATCCTCTTCCTTGATATTTCACTCAGTGAGGAAAATGGTTTTAGCCTGGTCCAGCGCCTGCAAAAGTTAGCCCACCCTCCTTTTCTCATTTTTGCGACAGCCTATGATAACTACGCTGTCAAGGCCTTCGAAACCAATGCAGCAGATTATATTCTTAAGCCTTTTGAACAAGAACGCATTGACCAAAGTCTGAAGAAAGTTCAAAATATCCGCCAGCTAACACAAAAGCCAGAAAAGACTGTTGAGAAAAAGACTGTTGAGCTCCTGAGCTTGGCCCTAGCCGATCGCAGTGTCGTTCTTAAAGTACAAGAAATTGTTTCAGCCAACATTGAGGACGGCCTCCTCAGCGTTAGCACCGAAAGCCATAGTTACCAGGTCAAGAAAACTCTCAACTGGTTTAAACAAAGAGTCACGACAGGTAACTTCCTCCAAATTCATCGCAATACCGTTGTCAATCTGGAGATGATTCACGAAGTCCAACCCTGGTTTAATCACACCCTTCTTCTGGTGATGAAAAATGGTCAAAAATTCCCAGTCGGTCGTTCATATCTCAAAGAACTCAATGCCCATCTCACCCTCTAA
- a CDS encoding cell division protein FtsQ/DivIB produces the protein MAKKSKDKKNQKQEQAPLTEWQKRNLDFLKQREKEKKEQEKLKKELADKKRARLQANSTKREDGFEREKNSPKKKANSSKTISNKKGKSVKQPPVKPLPKKRKPKTKSTKFKRRMTSILLPAFLGILLAIYMLTPLSKIKQVTVDGANRTNSQSVLKASGLKDSDYTLATIFNRSKLAQSVSKNDVWVKSAQVDYRFPFTFTIKVKEYSIVAYAQTDQGYVPILESGTRLDSVEATDLPDKFTTINLKNGKYLSSLIKKLTKMDKALISEIKVITLADSKTTPDLLNLEMQDGNTVRVPLSQIDKKLPYYDKIKGSLKDNKIVDMEVGIFATSDNAQTSDNSSEVSSDQDSNPSGEENQDNNQNQDANQNQDSNQGQDQNQAEDANASQTENSDQTNDDQAPNQ, from the coding sequence TTGGCGAAAAAATCAAAAGATAAAAAAAATCAAAAGCAAGAGCAAGCTCCTCTGACCGAGTGGCAGAAACGCAATCTTGACTTTTTGAAGCAAAGGGAAAAAGAGAAAAAGGAGCAGGAGAAGCTCAAAAAAGAGCTGGCAGATAAAAAGCGAGCTCGTCTCCAGGCCAATTCTACTAAAAGAGAGGATGGGTTTGAAAGGGAGAAGAACTCCCCAAAGAAGAAGGCTAACTCAAGCAAGACCATCTCCAACAAGAAGGGCAAGTCCGTCAAGCAGCCTCCGGTCAAGCCTCTTCCTAAGAAGAGAAAGCCTAAGACTAAGTCAACCAAGTTTAAGCGACGGATGACCAGTATCTTGCTACCTGCTTTCCTGGGGATTCTCTTAGCCATTTACATGCTGACGCCTTTGAGTAAGATTAAGCAGGTGACGGTGGATGGGGCCAATCGCACCAATAGCCAGTCGGTTCTAAAGGCTTCTGGTCTCAAAGACAGTGATTATACCCTGGCGACAATTTTTAATCGCTCGAAATTGGCCCAGTCCGTTAGTAAAAATGATGTCTGGGTCAAGTCAGCCCAGGTGGATTACCGTTTTCCTTTCACCTTCACCATCAAGGTTAAGGAATATAGTATTGTCGCCTATGCCCAGACTGACCAGGGCTATGTGCCAATTTTAGAGAGTGGAACCCGTCTTGATAGTGTTGAAGCTACAGACTTACCTGACAAATTTACCACCATCAATCTAAAAAATGGCAAGTATCTGTCCAGTCTGATTAAAAAATTGACCAAGATGGATAAAGCCTTGATTTCAGAGATTAAGGTTATCACCTTGGCGGATTCGAAGACAACTCCTGACTTGCTCAATCTAGAAATGCAAGATGGCAATACGGTCCGAGTTCCCCTGTCACAAATTGACAAGAAGCTCCCTTACTACGATAAGATTAAGGGAAGTCTCAAGGACAATAAAATTGTCGACATGGAAGTGGGAATTTTTGCGACGAGTGATAACGCTCAGACCAGCGACAATAGTTCAGAAGTCTCTTCCGACCAGGACTCTAATCCGTCCGGTGAGGAGAATCAAGATAATAACCAAAATCAGGATGCCAATCAAAATCAAGATTCTAATCAGGGTCAGGACCAAAACCAGGCTGAGGATGCTAATGCCTCGCAAACCGAGAATTCGGACCAGACCAATGATGATCAAGCCCCTAATCAGTAG
- a CDS encoding UDP-N-acetylglucosamine--N-acetylmuramyl-(pentapeptide) pyrophosphoryl-undecaprenol N-acetylglucosamine transferase, whose product MAKKIVFTGGGTVGHVTLNLILIPKFLKDGWEVHYIGDKHGIEHQELTKSGLDVKFHSIATGKLRRYFSFQNMLDVFKVAWGVLQSLAIIAKIRPQALFSKGGFVSVPPVVAAKLLRVPVFVHESDLSMGLANRIAYKFATRMFTTFDQGKSLTKAQHVGAITKVNQSKQEDTEPEEIEKVKAAFDPNLRTLLFIGGSAGAKVFNDFISNNPNLTKSYNVINISGDKSLNGLSQNLYRIDYVTDLYQPLMNLADVVITRGGSNTIFELLAMQKLHIIVPLGREASRGDQLENAAYFEKKGYAVQLLEPDLTLENLEAKLDQVLAKKDTYRSAMAETTELKSPDEFYQLLSSAIAPKK is encoded by the coding sequence ATGGCTAAAAAAATCGTCTTTACTGGTGGTGGGACCGTTGGCCATGTCACCCTTAACCTCATTCTCATTCCTAAGTTTTTAAAAGATGGCTGGGAAGTCCACTATATTGGTGACAAACATGGCATTGAGCATCAGGAACTGACCAAGTCAGGCTTGGATGTCAAATTCCATAGCATTGCTACAGGAAAATTGCGCCGCTACTTTTCTTTTCAGAATATGTTAGACGTCTTCAAGGTTGCTTGGGGTGTCCTGCAATCTTTGGCAATCATTGCCAAAATCAGACCCCAGGCCCTCTTTTCTAAGGGAGGCTTTGTCTCGGTTCCTCCTGTTGTGGCAGCTAAGTTGTTAAGAGTACCGGTCTTCGTTCATGAATCAGACCTCTCCATGGGGCTGGCCAATCGGATTGCCTACAAATTTGCGACAAGGATGTTTACTACCTTTGACCAGGGCAAAAGTTTGACCAAGGCCCAGCATGTGGGGGCCATTACCAAGGTCAATCAGTCCAAGCAAGAAGACACAGAACCAGAAGAAATCGAGAAAGTTAAAGCTGCCTTTGATCCAAATTTGCGAACCCTGCTCTTTATTGGGGGGTCTGCTGGGGCTAAGGTCTTCAATGACTTTATCAGCAATAATCCCAATCTGACTAAGTCCTACAATGTTATCAATATTTCTGGGGATAAGAGTCTCAACGGTCTCAGCCAAAATCTCTACCGTATTGATTACGTGACTGACCTCTACCAACCCCTGATGAACTTGGCGGATGTGGTTATCACTCGCGGTGGTTCCAATACGATTTTTGAACTGCTGGCCATGCAAAAGCTCCACATTATTGTTCCTCTGGGCAGGGAAGCCAGTCGGGGCGATCAGTTGGAAAATGCAGCCTATTTTGAAAAGAAGGGATATGCTGTCCAACTCTTGGAACCTGATTTGACTCTGGAAAATCTGGAAGCTAAACTTGATCAGGTCTTGGCCAAGAAAGACACTTACCGGTCTGCCATGGCCGAGACGACAGAACTCAAATCACCTGATGAGTTCTATCAACTATTAAGCTCGGCTATTGCCCCCAAAAAATAA
- a CDS encoding DUF3165 family protein, giving the protein MFYLFVAILIAIYYFFAAPKTVKNTMNMISTMGIIAVLLVMSILGFVKLIQSPPEVFVALAMLGLAYFSLRDVLDLSSRPNKHRKLLVGLKDYLVNHFRA; this is encoded by the coding sequence ATGTTTTACTTATTTGTGGCCATCTTGATTGCCATCTATTATTTCTTTGCGGCTCCTAAGACCGTAAAAAATACCATGAATATGATTTCGACCATGGGAATAATTGCAGTTCTGCTGGTCATGTCGATTCTTGGTTTTGTTAAATTGATTCAATCGCCTCCCGAAGTCTTTGTGGCCTTAGCTATGCTGGGACTAGCTTATTTTAGCCTGCGGGATGTCCTAGACCTCTCAAGCCGGCCCAACAAGCACCGCAAACTTCTGGTTGGTTTAAAGGATTACCTTGTCAATCATTTTAGAGCCTAA